A genome region from Apus apus isolate bApuApu2 chromosome 2, bApuApu2.pri.cur, whole genome shotgun sequence includes the following:
- the MACC1 gene encoding metastasis-associated in colon cancer protein 1, with protein sequence MFNAGNKLNVDTELAEEVLLLENTSSSGTDSLTSGEIPRSKSEGTLIDVDDRTPSDSYNFNESKVALDIDWSDVFKHAHAVSKTNPFWNELSASNPFVHDIAETNRNKNNKYLSILKEKPYLFTKVSSNRDSLASSGDELDIDCLLRRTSARRSGRSKSVSDFLDIVDNQRFNSHKTTPQKTLASEVTRLQNDREAYKMAWLSQRQLTRSCLDLEAMSHSPGWAQTQATDIQVVCKLNHEGGSVKLPDSDINIHIPVGHVSPGEFQEVGLKAILNPPSSFNNELSSTVSPLIELTLSNLNTREAIFLEVKVAAKVKNDPLSQVMSDIVCFFSHNKEGPFKKLENCYTYQDTIQVKLTDLSHIMYAVIAVQANKIQPPATTVWDYIHRTVSVGIYGPKYIHPSFTAVFTVFGHNYIPEKLTVCDIKKRGKSMPPVVFQLWGKHTFLLEKPQDLKISLVSCDPDFEVKMEDQSKNIKEEELKTGEMVRQQFLFSMLGCREMHFFVFLVQIKVLKSSQVMQFHVTTPDPAPKLSGIINRPKRLQNRKEIKSAPLLLIPTVKYPKFQDKILSVNTYGVALKTVLRQNKIDYLLEYFKGDTIALLGEDKVKAIGQTKIKEWYVGVLRRKIGLVHCKNVKVISKEQAMDTADSELTTRNLVEQIALPFKKLTYIYSVVLSTVSESVYDWRALAEVLGYSHMSLEDFNEAHIDKESERVAHVVKRMKEDCHANKKKRLFLYELIVGLLKIDCQGLVARLTQDTIILTSAVKLGKCWRELAEKVARLTKQQIEAYEIPHQGKNGVVALEMMWKPAYDFLYTWSAHYGDSYRDVLQDLQSSLDKMKSPVTKHWRELTGTLILVNCMEVLRASAFSKMEEEE encoded by the exons GAGAACACTTCCAGTAGTGGAACAGACTCCCTAACCAGTGGGGAGATTCCACGAAGCAAGTCAGAGGGGACTTTGATTGATGTGGATGACAGAACACCATCAGACAGCTACA acTTCAATGAAAGTAAAGTGGCTTTGGACATTGACTGGTCTGATGTATTCAAACATGCCCATGCTGTTTCCAAGACTAATCCTTTCTGGAATGAACTGTCAGCCTCCAACCCTTTTGTACATGACATAGCTGAaaccaacagaaacaaaaataataaatacctttcaatcttaaaagaaaagccCTATTTGTTCACTAAAGTTTCTAGCAACAGAGACTCTTTGGCTTCCTCAGGTGATGAGCTAGATATTGATTGTCTTTTAAGAAGGACTTCAGCAAGAAGATCTGGACGATCCAAGAGTGTCTCTGACTTCCTGGATATTGTTGATAACCAAAGATTTAATTCTCACAAGACAACACCTCAAAAAACTTTAGCTTCAGAAGTGACACGGCTTCAAAATGACCGCGAAGCTTACAAGATGGCTTGGTTGAGTCAGCGACAACTCACCCGATCTTGCCTAGATTTAGAAGCCATGAGCCATAGTCCTGGATGGGCACAAACACAAGCTACAGACATTCAGGTAGTATGTAAACTGAATCATGAAGGGGGTTCAGTAAAGCTACCCGACTCAGATATCAACATTCACATCCCTGTGGGTCATGTATCACCTGGTGAATTCCAAGAGGTTGGTTTAAAGGCTATCCTTAACCCTCCATCATCATTTAACAATGAGCTGTCTAGCACTGTAAGTCCTCTTATAGAACTTACACTGAGCAACCTCAACACAAGGGAAGCCATTTTCCTAGAGGTGAAAGTTGCGGCTAAAGTGAAGAATGATCCACTCAGCCAAGTTATGAGTGATATTGTGTGCTTTTTTAGTCACAATAAAGAAGGGCCTTTTAAGAAGCTAGAGAATTGCTACACTTATCAGGATACCATACAAGTGAAGCTAACAGATCTAAGTCACATAATGTATGCAGTCATTGCTgtacaagcaaacaaaatccagCCTCCTGCCACTACTGTCTGGGACTATATTCACAGGACGGTCTCAGTTGGAATTTATGGTCCCAAATATATTCACCCATCTTTTACAGCAGTTTTCACAGTCTTTGGTCATAACTACATTCCAGAAAAGCTCACAGTTTGTGATAttaaaaagagggggaaaagtaTGCCTCCGGTTGTGTTTCAGCTGTGGGGAAAACATACATTTCTGCTTGAGAAGCCACAAGATCTAAAAATTTCTTTGGTATCCTGTGATCCAGATTTTGAGGTGAAGATGGAAGaccaaagcaaaaatattaaagagGAGGAGCTGAAAACTGGTGAAATGGTCCGCCaacaatttctgttttccatgctAGGATGTAGGGAGATGcacttctttgttttccttgttcaGATTAAAGTCTTAAAAAGTAGCCAAGTAATGCAGTTCCATGTTACAACTCCTGATCCAGCTCCAAAATTAAGTGGAATTATCAACAGGCCAAAGCGATTGCAAAACCGCAAAGAAATCAAGTCTGCGCCTTTGCTTTTAATACCAACAGTTAAATATCCAAAGTTTCAAGATAAAATTTTGAGTGTTAATACTTATGGGGTGGCTTTGAAAACTGTCTTACGCCAAAATAAGATTGACTATTTGCTAGAATATTTTAAAGGGGACACAATAGCACTTCTTGGTGAGGATAAAGTAAAAGCCATTGGacaaactaaaataaaagagTGGTACGTAGGAGTTCTCAGAAGGAAGATTGGCCTTGTACACTGCAAAAATGTAAAAGTGATTTCCAAAGAACAAGCGATGGACACTGCTGATAGTGAGCTAACAACCAGGAATCTTGTTGAACAAATTGCATTGCCATTCAAAAAACTGACTTACATCTACTCAGTAGTTCTGTCTACAGTATCAGAGAGTGTTTATGACTGGAGAGCTTTGGCTGAAGTACTAGGATATTCACATATGTCTTTGGAAGACTTTAACGAGGCCCACATTGATAAAGAATCAGAGAGAGTTGCACACGTTGTGAAGAGGATGAAGGAAGACTGCCAtgctaacaaaaaaaagagactaTTTCTTTATGAGCTCATTGTT GGACTTTTGAAAATAGATTGCCAGGGATTAGTGGCACGTCTTACCCAGGACACCATCATTTTGACTTCAGCTGTCAAGCTTGGCAAATGCTGGCGGGAGCTTGCGGAGAAGGTAGCCCGACTCACAAAGCAGCAAATTGAGGCTTATGAAATACCCCACCAAGGGAAAAACGGCGTGGTAGCTCTGGAG ATGATGTGGAAACCTGCATATGACTTTCTCTACACGTGGAGTGCCCATTATGGAGACAGTTACAGGGATGTCTTACAAGACCTGCAATCATCCTTGGATAAAATGAAAAGCCCAGTAACAAAACATTGGCGGGAGTTAACTGGAACATTGATCCTTGTGAACTGCATGGAAGTGTTACGGGCAAGTGCTTTCTCCAAAATGGAGGAGGAAGAATAG